Within the Mycobacterium gordonae genome, the region TGATGCCGTGGCTGGAGGAGTCGGTCCGCTAGCCGGTCCAGCAGCTGAGTTCCATACTGTCGGCGGCCCGTACCGGGAAGTTGAAGCTCACGTAGCCGTTGCCGGGACCCCGCACATAGTCCAGATATGACCGCAGATCGGGGGATTCGGTGTTGTCGGCGACCACCAACGCACCGGATGACAGCGACGGTTGGAGCAGTTTGATCACCGGGAGGTACAGGTCCTTCCAACCGTCGAGCAGGACGAAGTCCACCGGACTGGCCAGCGCGGCCAGGGTGGACCGGGCATCGCCGGCCAAGATCGCGATCACGTCATCGAGGCCGACCTCGACGAAGGTCTGCTTCGCCGCGACGATCTTGCTCTCGCTGAGCTCGGTGGTCACCACCCGCCCGCTTCCGTTGTCCCGCACCGCTGCCGCCAGGTGGATCGCGGAAATGCCGAAAGACATCCCGAATTCCACCACCGTTTCCGGGCGGCTTGCCCGCACCAGGGCATAGAGCAGTTGGCCGGCCTCCGGGGTCACCGGGATATAGAACTCACTCATCGCCTCGGTGCGCTCGGCCGGCGTCATCGGCCGCTCGAAATCCGCACGCCTTTCCAGCAATTGCGACATCTGCTCTCGCGAGGCGGTGTACATCCGCTCCAGCGTGGCAACCACCGTGGGGTCCTGCAGAGTATTTGCCATTCCGCCGATAGTAGGCGGCGCTTCCCGACGCGGCGTTTGACGTGCTGCGATCGCAGTGCCACCATGGGAAGCTGCAAGCACCTCGGTAGGTGAGGCGTCTGCACGGATACAGGCCACTGACCCCGAACGTCGAAAGACGCCCCGGGTCAGGACAGCTCTTCCCGGCTTAAGGGTTGAGCCCAAGTGGCTTCCGGTTTTCGGGCCGGATACGCCGTGCAGTGCCAAAGCTCCGACGAGAGGGGTGCGCCCGACGGTTCTGCCGGGCATTCGCTTCTCTCGGTGGTGGATGTGACGACACCCCCGTGTGTCTCGGCTGTGAGGAGGTGAGGGACCGATGAGCGCTAGTCCAGGCGATAGTCCGTATGCGAAATCCATCCTGTCCCGATCCGGCTCCGGCACTCCGGCTTGCTGATGCCATGCCGCGCTGATTGACGCGAGCCGGTCGGGCCTGCCCTCATCAGGAGCAGAGCAATGACCACCATCACCTTTGCTATTCGGCGCTGGGTCAACACCTTGACGGCCTCGTTGCAGATGACCGCGCAAGAACGAGCCGACACCTACGTGGCGCGAAGCCCCGTCGCGGTGCTGGGTGCCGGCGCATGACCTCGATCTCCGCCCCCCGTTCGATGCTGCCGACGGTGCCGGAGGCGGCGGTGCTGGACTGCGCGCACACCGGTGACATCGTCGGCGCCTTCGGCCGCATTGGGCGAGATGGCGACCTCAGCGGCCGATGGCGGAGGTTGCGTACCCTGCTGGTGATCAGCGGCCCCGGCCTGATCGCGATGGTCGGCGACAACGACGCCGGTGGCGTCGCGACCTACGCCCAGGCCGGCCAGAACTACGGGATGGCCCTGCTGTGGACGCTGGCCCTGATGGTTCCGGTGTTGTACGTCAACCAGGAGATGGCGTTGCGGCTGGGCGTGGTCACCCGAGTCGGCCACGCGCGGTTGATCTTTCAGCGGTTCGGCAAGTTCTGGGGCGCCTTCAGCGTCGGTGATCTGTTGCTGCTCAACGCGTTGACGATCGTGACCGAGTTCATCGGGGTGTCCATGGCGCTGGGGTTCCTCGGTTGTCCCAGGATCGTCGCGATCCCGGCGGCCGCTGTTCTGCTGTTCGCGGTGGTGGCCGGCGGCTCGTTCCGCCGCTGGGAGGCGCTGATGTTCCTGCTGATCGCGGTGAACGTGGTGATCATCCCGATGGCGCTGCTCGTCCGCCCCACCTGGACCGCAACGGTCGGTG harbors:
- a CDS encoding O-methyltransferase, with amino-acid sequence MANTLQDPTVVATLERMYTASREQMSQLLERRADFERPMTPAERTEAMSEFYIPVTPEAGQLLYALVRASRPETVVEFGMSFGISAIHLAAAVRDNGSGRVVTTELSESKIVAAKQTFVEVGLDDVIAILAGDARSTLAALASPVDFVLLDGWKDLYLPVIKLLQPSLSSGALVVADNTESPDLRSYLDYVRGPGNGYVSFNFPVRAADSMELSCWTG